In Cryptococcus deuterogattii R265 chromosome 4, complete sequence, a genomic segment contains:
- a CDS encoding nuclear mRNA splicing protein yields MNRAVQRSQLFNPAGQQTHSQYDPQNPGMQHRGPAGSGPQQHYQQYQQYQQPQQQGQQQQQQQQQPSQQGPQSTNGTADGASGTGSTPGQEMNLASVLHYLQSEWRRWERDRNEWEIERAEMRARIALLEGQRRSAENLKVDLLRRVKMLEFALRQERTKSVGAGGKPNSVPPTRLAVLQDEDRLSTGDKEGSGSEGSQEDIVERPTKVNGVHSAAIGKSSTIVSRSQPAGVNQWKNIGVAPRDPKARARSREYLKQCLQEISYLTSPGALNPLPPYPPIDPSALPQPEVLHDPNHPKVDPYERPRKELPEEPVQPLQAQKRNNEAAEIKEAAGSTSISVNDPVNGEKDKHIPSILNPALPPGPSASFPTSQPMEKSVSPSPLAFHRPGLDPALLPPSDNSRPPSSPSPRTVGLPDISTAKSEDESRSSGTEKDSDEPGKQHLTAIYRPESKTAWREELKAANEEVEKAKEERARKMPDQSEDDRLSTMALNTEEEEVKADDSVDKVWVSKRSLKSHLDIVRAIAFAHGPGIMLATGGDDYTVKVWSVDSASIISHRHTAQEIEPIITLRGHTAAITSVTISNALSIIFSASLDSTIRLWQLPLHNHDPYATYDPSVAIQTLEGHTESVWDICLLPPREISLPGKEAIEGRLVSASSDGSVKLWERSGSSPSTSNWKLEKSFSSFGKGVIPTCLAVYNLDFGKVLVGTSDGKTRLWDVDAGEEVRLFEGEGQGSNSQVNAILSHPTLPAIVTAHEDGYLRFYDAKSSSTTPTHIVLAHPAPITSLALSPSSPTCILTSSVDCTVRLWDLTKKTSIQELSGHRGRADEGVCAVASHPELPVIGSAGADGVVRLWGLA; encoded by the exons ATGAACCGCGCCGTCCAGAGGAGTCAACTCTTCAACCCCGCCGGCCAACAGACACACTCTCAGTACGACCCGCAGAATCCTGGTATGCAGCACAGAGGACCCGCTGGATCCGGCCCGCAGCAACATTATCAGCAGTACCAGCAGTATCAACAACCTCAACAGCAAGgtcagcaacagcagcagcagcaacaacagccaTCACAACAAGGGCCACAATCGACAAATGGCACTGCAGATGGTGCAAGTGGAACTGGGAGCACCCCTGGTCAAGAGATGAACCTTGCGTCAGTGCTGCATTATCTGCAAAGcgaatggagaagatgggagagagATAGGAACGAGTGGGAAATTGAGAGAGCAGAGATGAGA GCCCGGATTGCATTGCTGGAAGGACAAAGAAGATCAGCCGAAAATCTCAAGGTGGATTTGTTGCGAAGAGTCAAAATGCTCGAGTTTGCTCTACGACAagagaggacgaagagcgTTGGTGCTGGAGGCAAGCCCAATAGTGTCCCACCTACTCGCTTAGCTGTACTTCAGGACGAAGACAGGCTTTCAACAGGAGACAAGGAAGGTAGCGGAAGTGAAGGTAGTCAAGAAGACA TCGTTGAGAGGCCGACCAAGGTGAACGGCGTCCACTCTGCTGCTATCGGCAAATCCTCTACAATCGTGTCCCGCTCCCAGCCTGCCGGGGTAAATCAATGGAAGAACATCGGCGTCGCCCCAAGAGATCCTAAAGCCCGTGCACGAAGTCGGGAATATCTGAAACA ATGTCTTCAAGAGATCAGCTACCTTACTTCTCCCGGTGCTCTcaatcctctccctccgTATCCCCCCATAGACccctctgctcttcctcagccaGAAGTGTTACACGATCCTAATCACCCGAAGGTTGATCCTTATGAACGACCCCGAAAAGAATTGCCTGAAGAACCTGTCCAGCCTCTTCAGGCTCAAAAACGGAACAATGAAGCTGCAGAGATCAAAGAGGCTGCTGGTTctacctcaatctctgTGAATGATCCAGTGAATGGTGAAAAGGACAAACATAttccctccatcctcaacccCGCATTGCCACCTGGACCTTCTGCCTCCTTTCCTACATCACAACCCATGGAAAAGTCtgtctctccttcaccctTAGCATTCCATCGTCCAGGCTTAGATCCGGCACTGTTGCCCCCTAGTGATAATAGTCgccctccatcctctccgtCTCCCAGGACAGTGGGCTTGCCAGATATCTCTACGGCTAAAAGCGAAGATGAGTCACGATCGTCAGGTACCGAGAAGGATTCGGATGAGCCGGGAAAGCAGCATTTGACAGCCATATATAGGCCGGAAAGTAAGACTGCATGGCGAGAAGAACTAAAGGCTGCCAAtgaggaagtggaaaag gcaaaggaggaaagagcaCGAAAGATGCCCGATCAGTCTGAAGATGACCGACTTTCAACCATGGCGCTCAAtaccgaggaggaagaagtcaaagcgGATGATTCAGTCGATAAGGTATGGGTATCCAAAAGGAGTTTAAAAAGTCACTTGGACATTGTCAGGGCTATTGCGTTTGCTCATGGTCCTGGAATCATGTTGGCGACCGGCGGCGATGATTACACTGTGAAGGTTTGGTCAGTGGACTCAGCTAGTATCATTTCCCACAG ACATACTGCTCAAGAAATTGAACCTATCATCACGTTGCGTGGTCACACCGCCGCTATCACGTCCGTGACGATATCCAATGCCCTTTCTATTATATTCTCTGCCTCCCTGGACTCTACTATCCGCCTCTGGCAATTGCCACTTCACAATCACGACCCGTACGCTACCTATGATCCTTCTGTTGCTATCCAGACACTTGAAGGCCACACCGAATCTGTTTGGGACATCtgtctccttcctcctcgagAGATCAGCCTGCCAGGGAAGGAAGCCATTGAAGGCCGTCTTGTCAGCGCTTCCTCAGATGGTTCGGTCAAGCTTTGGGAACGATCCggctcttctccatccacaAGTAACTGGAAGCTCGAAAAGTCATTCAGCTCTTTTGGCAAGGGTGTCATACCGACATGTTTGGCAGTTTATAACCTCGACTTTGGGAAAGTGCTCGTAGGCACGTCGGATGGAAAGACGAGATTATGGGATGTGGACGCGGGAGAGGAAGTGCGCTTGtttgaaggggaaggtCAAGGTTCGAACTCCCAGGTGAATGCCATCTTGAGCCACCCGACTTTACCGGCTATCGTAACGGCTCATGAAGATGGATATCTTCGATTCTACGATGCAAAATCTT CGTCCACCACCCCGACACATATAGTCCTCGCTCATCCTGCACCTATAACTTCTCTCGCTCTGTCACCCTCATCGCCTACGTGCATCCTCACTTCGTCTGTCGACTGCACTGTCCGTCTGTGGGACTTGACAAAGAAGACTTCGATCCAGGAATTGTCAGGACACAGGGGAAGGGCAGATGAGGGCGTTTGCGCAGTGGCTAGTCATCCGGAATTGCCAGTCATCGGAAGCGCAGGTGCGGATGGGGTTGTCAGACTTTGGGGGTTGGCTTAA
- a CDS encoding protein PNS1: protein MSAQEFYQGGNPNGYQQQQYAPPPSGPAQDQYRGKQEYVPPQSQPPNYNMQPSQPYAATNPEMGGQPIYQDTAPFSQATEKTGERMKPRKRVNDIIPLILFIAAVVGFAVVSGIAIHSFVQVNGLGGGMGNSGEGGTGTSVTLDYHTVYLLLVVVALGLIIASLYLMALRAFTKIILEVTLALTVILNIGICIYYFIIRYWSGAIIFLVIALLSIFFYWGMRKRIPLAKLLLQTTIDVTKHHPSVYVVVVIGLIVQAALSIWYTFTCISVYVKWTPGSAACSGGGCSSSKVAGLVFYVTFAYLWMSQVIGNVILCTLAGGVFGGWYYYGPRTPGGGVPKRASLMAFVRASTLSLGSIAFGSLLVTILELLRLILQLFRQYEAGQGDMIGSILICIAQCCIGCIQWMIEYFNKYAYIEIALYGKSYIPAAKDTWRLLKDRGIDALVNDSLVGTALMWGAYINGFLCAVLGYLYLRFTHPAYNTNGQYSAPVILFSFLIGLNESFTIGSAIDAGVSTIFVGLGEDPMVLAERSPGLFEMIRQVYPRVIQGVPH, encoded by the exons ATGAGCGCCCAGGAATTCTACCAAGGCGGGAATCCAAACGGGtaccaacaacaacaatatGCTCCTCCCCCTAGTGGTCCGGCTCAAGACCAATACAGGGGCAAGCAGGAGTATGTCCCTCCCCAAAGCCAACCCCCCAACTACAACATGCagccttctcagccttaTGCTGCCACCAACCCCGAAATGGGTGGGCAGCCCATATACCAAGACACTGCGCCCTTTTCCCAGGCAACTGAAAAGACAGGAGAGCGAATGAAACCTAGAAAGAGGGTGAACGACATTATTCCGCTGATATTGTTTATCGCTGCCGTTGTTGGGTTTGCGGTTGTTTCTGGTATTGCAATACATAGTTTCGTGCAGGTGAATGGTTTGGGAGGTGGAATGGGTAACTCTGGTGAAGGGGGTACAGGAACCAGTGTTACGCTCGACTA CCACACAGtctaccttcttctcgttgTCGTTGCTCTCGGTTTGATCATTGCATCCTTATATCTTATG GCGTTGAGGGCGTTCACCAAGATCATTCTTGAAGTTACTCTAGCATTGACCGTCATCCTTAACATTGGTATTTGTATTT ACTACTTTATCATCCGGT ACTGGTCAGGAgctatcatcttccttgtcatcgcccttctttcaatcttcttctactGGGGCATGCGAAAGCG TATCCCTCTGGCCAAactgcttcttcaaacaACAATTGACGTTACAAAGCACCACCCTTCAGTATACGTGGTTGTCGTCATCGGTCTCATTGTTCAGGCAGCTCTATCAATTTGGTACACTTTCACCTGTATTTCCGTCTATGTTAAGTGGACTCCAGGCAGTGCTG CTTGCTCCGGCGGAGGTTGCTCCTCTAGCAAGGTCGCAGGTCTGGTATTCTACGTTACTTTTGCCTACCTCTGGATGTCTCAGGTCATCGGCAACGTCATTCTATGTACCCTCGCTGGTGGTGTTTTTGGAG GCTGGTATTATTACGGTCCTCGAACGCCTGGTGGAGGTGTCCCTAAGAGAGCAAGCTTGATGGCTTTTGTGCGAGCTTCGACTCTTTCCCTCGGATCAATCGCCTTTGGAAGTTTGTTGGTTACTatccttgagcttttgaGATTAATCTTGCAACTGTTCAGACAGTATGAGGCTGGGCAGGGTGACA TGATTGGATCTATCCTCATCTGTATTGCTCAATGCTGTATCGGCTGTATCCAATGGATGATCGAGTACTTCAATAAAT ATGCCTA CATTGAGATTG CTCTTTACGGCAAGTCATACATCCCTGCTGCCAAGGACACTTGGAGACTTCTGAAGGACCGCGGTATCGACGCTCTGGTGAATGACTCTCTTGTTGGTACCG CTCTCATGTGGGGCGCCTATATCAACGGTTTCCTATGTGCTGTACTGGGCTATCTCTACCTCAGGT TCACCCACCCTGCGTACAACACTAATGGGCAATACTCTGC ACCTGTGattctcttctcattcCTCATCGGTCTTAACGAGAGTTTCACCATTGGCAGCGCTATC GATGCTGGTGTATCCACCATCTTTGTCGGCCTTGGAGAAGATCCTATGGTGCTTGCCGAGAGGAGTCCAGGGCTGTTTGAGATGATTCGTCAGGTTTATCCTCGGGTTATTCAGGGTGTTCCCCATTAA
- a CDS encoding A/G-specific adenine glycosylase: MRPNSSSPSVYSVSDSDCSDYAPSVSETKRSSFKRKRAAPVSTKSKAKPTIVKGIRGKSIAVDNLEDIEDLGSTISRRHGMEYHSVDKIVDGKESLLSWFERVREKRGMPWRKKYDPSLSTEEKGQRAYEIWVSEVMLQQTQVTTVIAYWQKWMERWPTIGDLAKADVEEVNAAWRGLGYYRRARSLLAGAKTVMGNSKYDGRLPDDPVILEKEIDGVGRYTAGAICSMAYGARTPIIDGNIHRLLTRLLAVHASQTAPATIKFLWWIADELINHLPSGDKHKGVAGDWNQALMELGSQICKPANPDCGICPLQEFCKGYAELSNPPPLPSTAESDCKLCAPILCDIETDKIPTVMMFPMKKEKKASRVEEESVCVVQWRGDGDQRRWLFIKRPEKGLLAGLFEPPTTPVSAGLSPSERLSASLEALSDYIKITGGDAEGLQTSNRDVGNIPHIFSHINMTYHIHLLTLTSSDNEPPSIKSRTPRPAVWLNGEEVEKANVGTGVKKVWAEIYGSWGSFEESKMGAVVAKKEKITNNKSKPPAANKKGKIVKKVMMPAMPTRKKVVDVVE; encoded by the exons ATGCGCCCAAACTCGAGCTCACCATCGGTCTACTCAGTTTCCGATTCGGACTGCAGCGACTATGCCCCCAGCGTCTCAGAAACTAAACGGTCGTCTTTCAAACGAAAACGTGCTGCACCAGTTTCCACAAAGAGCAAAGCCAAACCCACTATAGTAAAGGGGATACGCGGAAAGAGCATCGCAGTGGATAATCTAGAGGATATAGAAGACCTTGGTAGCACAATTTCTCGGAGACATGGAATGGAATACCATTCCGTTGATAAGATCGTAGACGGGAAGGAGAGCTTATTGTCGTGGTTTGAACGCGTGAG ggagaaaagaggtATGCCTTGGCGAAAGAAATATGACCCATCTTTAAGCactgaagaaaaagggcaGAGGGCGTACGAG ATATGGG TTAGCGAAGTAATGCTTCAGCAAACGCAGGTCACAACT GTTATTGCCTATTGGCAAAAATGGATGGAGCGATGGCCTACAATCGGCGACTTGGCAAAGGCAGACGTGGAG GAAGTTAATGCTGCTTGGC GTGGATTGGGATACTACCGCAGAGCAAGGTCTCTGCTGGCAGGAGCGAAAACAGTCATGGGAAATTCGAAATACGACGGGCGGCTTCCGGATGATCCTGTTAtcttggaaaaggaaatcGATGGAGTAGGACGGTATACCGCCG GGGCCATCTGTTCGATGGCTTATGGAGCGAGGACCCCTATC ATTGATGGCAATATCCATCGTCTTCTCACTCGTCTTCTCGCGGTGCATGCCTCACAAACTGCTCCGGCTACAATCAAATTCCTCTGGTGGATAGCTGACGAGTTGATAAATCATCTACCCTCTGGGGATAAACACAAGGGTGTAGCGGGTGACTGGAATCAA GCTCTGATGGAACTGGGTAGTCAGATATGTAAGCCAGCGAACCCCGACTGTGGTATATGCCCTCTGCAGGAATTTTGCAAAGGCTATGCAGAG CTTTCCAACCCTCCACCACTCCCCTCTACTGCCGAATCAGACTGCAAACTGTGCGCTCCAATACTCTGCGATATCGAGACAGACAAAATCCCGACTGTAATGATGTTCCccatgaagaaagagaagaaggcgtcgagagttgaagaagagtctgTATGTGTCGTACAGTGGAGAGGTGACGGGGATCAAAGGAGATGGTTGTTTATAAAGCGCCCGGAGAAAG GTTTACTCGCCGGTCTCTTTGAACCTCCCACCACGCCTGTCTCAGCAGGTTTATCCCCCTCCGAAAGGCTCAGTGCCTCCCTAGAAGCACTGTCAGATTATATCAAAATCACGGGTGGGGACGCCGAAGGCTTGCAGACGTCAAACAGAGATGTGGGCAATATACCCCATATCTTTTCTCATATCAACATGACCTATCACATTCATCTCCTCACACTCACATCTTCTGACAATGAACCTCCGTCTATCAAATCCAGGACGCCTCGACCAGCAGTATGGCtcaatggagaagaagtcgaaAAGGCAAATGTTGGGACAGGTGTGAAGAAGGTATGGGCGGAGATCTACGGATCATGGGGTAGTTTTGAAGAGTCAAAGATGGGAGCGGTAGtggcaaagaaagagaagataacGAACAATAAGTCTAAGCCTCCGGCGGCAAAcaagaaggggaagattGTCAAAAAAGTGATGATGCCGGCCATGccgacgaggaagaaggtcgtTGATGTCGTTGAGTAA